The Sediminispirochaeta smaragdinae DSM 11293 genome has a segment encoding these proteins:
- a CDS encoding ABC transporter substrate-binding protein: MPKKVLLLSLIAVLVTVNGFAGGQKETSQGPVTIQIAYPVAVDAPVTEILDGYARDFMASHPGVTIEPVYAGGYTDIKTSIQTAIDGGGQAPALAVMLATDLFDLVNAQYVEPLSDYVDEMKDGKTYLNDFLPVFLDNSYYQGKLWSLPFQRSAVVMYYNADLLEKEGITPPDSWDALASTAEALTLKDGDAVKRWGIEWPSGWPYWVFQPLAIGAGQNIIGESDTEVYFDNPSVIDAVKYYNSLSATYHAMPAGVQSSWGNVVPNFVSGNTAMIVHSSGSLSKILSQADFTVGVCGVPGKEKGTFASVPGGGNIYMVSGLSDAQKKAAFEFAVFMTDPSRAAQFSIQTGYIATRKRAYDQDVMKEYIKEHPQALETRKALDNAGKELSLQNLNQVRTIFHTYIQAAFNGDMTAEAAMAQAQKEADEALKDFR; this comes from the coding sequence ATGCCTAAAAAGGTATTATTGCTCTCGCTAATCGCTGTTTTGGTAACGGTGAATGGATTTGCCGGAGGGCAGAAGGAGACTTCACAGGGGCCTGTGACGATCCAGATAGCCTACCCTGTGGCGGTGGATGCCCCGGTAACGGAGATCCTCGACGGCTATGCCAGGGATTTTATGGCGAGCCACCCCGGGGTAACGATCGAGCCCGTCTACGCAGGTGGATACACCGACATAAAGACCTCTATCCAAACCGCCATCGATGGCGGAGGTCAGGCTCCTGCCTTGGCGGTCATGCTTGCCACCGACCTTTTTGACTTGGTTAACGCCCAGTATGTGGAACCCTTGAGCGACTACGTGGATGAGATGAAGGATGGTAAGACCTACCTGAACGATTTCCTCCCGGTTTTTCTTGATAACTCCTATTATCAGGGTAAGCTCTGGAGCCTTCCCTTTCAGCGGAGCGCTGTGGTGATGTACTACAACGCCGATCTGCTCGAAAAAGAGGGGATCACCCCACCTGACAGCTGGGATGCCCTTGCTTCGACCGCAGAGGCCCTGACTCTGAAGGATGGGGATGCTGTAAAACGCTGGGGCATCGAATGGCCTTCGGGATGGCCCTATTGGGTTTTTCAGCCCCTGGCGATTGGGGCCGGACAGAATATTATCGGCGAGAGCGATACCGAGGTCTACTTCGATAATCCTTCGGTAATCGATGCGGTGAAGTACTACAACAGTCTCTCTGCCACGTATCACGCAATGCCCGCTGGGGTGCAGTCCTCATGGGGAAATGTGGTGCCCAATTTTGTTTCGGGCAATACGGCGATGATCGTCCATAGTTCCGGCAGCCTTTCTAAGATCCTTTCCCAGGCCGATTTTACGGTTGGTGTCTGCGGTGTTCCGGGGAAAGAAAAAGGTACCTTTGCCAGCGTTCCCGGAGGCGGCAACATCTACATGGTCTCCGGCTTAAGCGATGCGCAGAAAAAGGCCGCCTTTGAGTTTGCCGTCTTTATGACCGACCCTTCCCGTGCCGCTCAGTTTTCCATTCAGACCGGCTATATCGCCACGCGAAAGCGTGCCTATGATCAGGACGTCATGAAGGAGTACATCAAAGAGCATCCCCAGGCATTGGAGACCCGAAAGGCCCTGGATAATGCAGGCAAAGAGCTTTCGCTGCAAAACCTGAACCAGGTCCGTACGATCTTCCACACCTATATCCAGGCCGCCTTTAACGGTGACATGACGGCTGAGGCTGCAATGGCTCAGGCCCAAAAGGAAGCCGATGAGGCTCTCAAGGATTTTAGATAA
- a CDS encoding carbohydrate ABC transporter permease, which yields MIRKSHPLLPYLLILPTLVFVLIFTVYPSISSIVGSLYQHRLNIPKYRDPQFFGLGNYRDLFESQQFRLIMSNTVRYVVVLVPAMVVASLFLALWLRKKRFARLRVAIFHPTILPMVSAATIWLFFFTPDYGLFNSFLRLFGYSGPENWIGNPDMALWAMVIVAFWKDTGFYMIFYLAGVQNLPKDVYEALEIEGAGPVTTFFRFTLPLLRRTTLFVTTVAVIGAFRTVDHVFVMTQGGPSERSSLLLYHLWQVRFESLNVGQASAITVILILVLLLFTIANFIFSEGRSKDV from the coding sequence ATGATTCGAAAATCACACCCTCTCCTTCCCTATCTTTTGATTCTGCCTACGCTGGTTTTTGTTCTTATCTTCACCGTTTATCCCAGCATCTCAAGTATCGTCGGCAGCTTGTATCAGCATCGTCTCAACATTCCAAAGTATCGGGACCCTCAGTTCTTCGGCTTGGGGAATTACCGGGATCTCTTTGAAAGCCAGCAGTTTCGGCTCATTATGTCCAATACGGTGCGTTACGTGGTGGTTCTTGTTCCCGCCATGGTTGTGGCCTCGCTTTTTCTCGCCCTCTGGTTACGAAAAAAGCGTTTTGCCAGGCTCAGGGTTGCGATTTTTCATCCCACCATCCTTCCCATGGTATCTGCCGCAACGATCTGGCTTTTCTTTTTTACCCCCGACTATGGTCTCTTTAACTCGTTTCTTCGCCTTTTCGGCTATTCGGGACCGGAAAACTGGATTGGAAACCCCGACATGGCCCTGTGGGCGATGGTTATCGTTGCGTTCTGGAAGGATACGGGATTTTATATGATCTTTTATCTTGCCGGGGTGCAAAATCTACCGAAGGATGTTTATGAAGCCCTGGAAATTGAAGGGGCAGGGCCTGTGACCACCTTTTTCCGCTTTACCCTGCCGCTGCTGCGAAGGACCACCCTTTTTGTCACCACCGTGGCCGTTATCGGTGCCTTTCGAACCGTGGACCATGTCTTCGTGATGACCCAGGGAGGCCCCAGCGAGCGGAGTTCCCTTTTGCTCTACCACCTTTGGCAGGTGCGCTTTGAGAGCCTGAATGTGGGGCAGGCTTCGGCCATTACGGTCATTCTGATTCTCGTTCTTTTGCTGTTCACCATTGCGAATTTCATCTTCAGCGAAGGGAGGTCGAAGGATGTCTGA
- a CDS encoding carbohydrate ABC transporter permease, translated as MSDIHAVSSGSKKQPRVSARVLRWIAAALGLCLALLWSMPLIWALIASLRPAAEPFARGQIWFGSALSLGNYLRAFSLAPFALYFRNTLILVVMVLAVQLVTSSLAAFAFSFYRFRGERILFTLILTQMMIPTVALLVPNFQTIRVLGLYDHIAAMAVPFWGSAFGVFLLRQSFLGIPRDYGDAALVDGCSWSRILWHIYLPMASPSVIAFSISSINWHWNSLLWPLIITRSDASRPLTVGLARFTQLGEIGAQWGLMSAATLIVALPLVVLFLIFQKRFMEGYMSSGLK; from the coding sequence ATGTCTGATATCCATGCTGTTAGTTCCGGCTCGAAAAAACAGCCCCGGGTTAGCGCACGTGTACTGCGCTGGATTGCGGCCGCCCTTGGCCTCTGCCTTGCCCTTCTGTGGTCCATGCCCCTTATCTGGGCGCTGATCGCAAGCCTTCGGCCTGCTGCCGAGCCCTTTGCCCGTGGACAGATCTGGTTTGGTTCGGCTTTGAGCCTTGGAAACTACCTGCGGGCCTTTTCTCTGGCTCCCTTTGCCCTCTATTTCCGTAATACCCTGATCCTGGTTGTCATGGTCCTTGCTGTCCAGTTGGTAACCAGCAGCCTGGCTGCCTTTGCCTTCTCCTTTTATCGCTTTCGTGGAGAGCGTATCTTGTTTACCCTTATCCTGACGCAGATGATGATTCCCACCGTTGCGCTGCTGGTACCGAATTTCCAGACCATCCGGGTCCTTGGCCTGTATGACCACATCGCGGCAATGGCTGTTCCCTTTTGGGGAAGCGCCTTTGGTGTCTTTCTCCTGCGTCAAAGCTTTCTCGGTATCCCCAGAGACTATGGCGACGCCGCGCTGGTCGACGGTTGCAGCTGGTCCCGTATCCTTTGGCATATCTATCTGCCCATGGCCTCTCCTTCGGTGATAGCCTTTTCGATTTCTTCGATAAACTGGCACTGGAACAGTCTGCTTTGGCCCCTTATCATCACCCGCAGTGATGCCTCACGGCCGCTGACGGTGGGGCTTGCCCGTTTTACGCAGCTTGGAGAGATCGGAGCTCAGTGGGGATTGATGTCTGCGGCGACACTGATTGTGGCTTTGCCCCTTGTGGTTCTTTTCCTTATCTTCCAAAAGCGGTTTATGGAAGGCTATATGAGTTCGGGGTTGAAATGA
- a CDS encoding HAD family hydrolase: MSRKPEPTADNHIPAISLQWIETYLGLHLQEGVALFDIDGTVMDTIPRNYQILKEAVSIIPRLRPIVDTIGPEACGWNVFTPLSGRIQLTDAESRELRRFWRQRFFTDSYLSYDRPYAGVREFLQAIRKRGLPIVYLTGRDKKNMSAGTIASFQTHNIPVDEHTRFLFKPDAAIPDLSFKQDACRRLAENEHVVFAVENEPANANMMVEYFPSALVMLVETITSPNPAEPDPSIIRFSSYQ; encoded by the coding sequence TTGAGCCGGAAGCCTGAACCCACAGCAGACAATCATATTCCGGCAATAAGCCTTCAATGGATTGAGACGTATCTGGGCCTGCATCTGCAGGAAGGTGTTGCCCTCTTTGATATCGATGGTACGGTGATGGATACCATCCCCCGCAATTACCAAATTCTTAAGGAGGCAGTCTCGATTATTCCCCGCTTACGGCCGATAGTTGATACAATCGGGCCGGAGGCGTGCGGCTGGAATGTCTTTACCCCCCTTTCCGGTCGCATCCAGCTTACCGATGCGGAATCCCGGGAGCTTCGCCGATTCTGGCGGCAGCGTTTTTTCACCGATTCCTACCTTTCCTATGATAGGCCTTATGCCGGTGTAAGGGAATTTTTGCAGGCGATTAGGAAACGGGGCCTGCCAATTGTCTATCTTACCGGCAGGGACAAGAAGAATATGAGTGCCGGAACCATCGCTTCGTTTCAGACCCACAATATCCCCGTCGATGAACATACCCGCTTCCTTTTTAAGCCGGATGCAGCCATACCCGATCTCTCTTTCAAACAGGATGCCTGTCGCCGCCTTGCCGAAAACGAGCACGTAGTTTTTGCTGTTGAAAACGAACCGGCCAATGCCAATATGATGGTGGAATACTTCCCCAGTGCGTTGGTGATGTTGGTCGAGACCATTACCAGCCCAAATCCGGCAGAGCCCGATCCCTCTATTATCCGGTTTTCCTCTTACCAGTGA
- a CDS encoding acyltransferase family protein has translation MIEQKQILRKGTQREYFLDWIKVSVVLLLVPYHTAVSFSHIGHAYIYIEPKIDSWFYILMSDFLNLWFMRILFFISGISVYLGLRKRTPKEFIVERFKRLILPIIFLVLTIGPLSGYVLATTRYGFTGSFFAFYPQFFLKLHQYLFWAQLWYCGYLFVFSLIGLPLCVFLKERIGIVEKINGFLAKKYNILLPGVVIVIFEMSLRPFFPGYQSLIGDWANEAVYVSLFIFGYIMGQSKDIFHVMARHSKLYGTIGAISSLVYLYVKRFCSFIPEGYGKEVLVAMLWGIAAYALILFILGFAKTHFYKNSPLLAYLSNSSFALYVFHYAIITFINFFLLKSNMNHYLVWGLTTISTYLVFTLLFECVLKRSSFFCYICSIRK, from the coding sequence ATGATCGAACAGAAACAGATCCTAAGAAAAGGTACGCAAAGAGAATATTTCCTGGATTGGATCAAAGTGAGTGTCGTTTTGTTATTGGTGCCATACCATACCGCGGTAAGCTTTTCCCACATCGGGCATGCCTATATCTATATCGAACCTAAGATAGACTCGTGGTTCTATATTCTGATGTCCGATTTCCTCAACCTTTGGTTTATGAGAATACTTTTCTTCATTTCCGGAATCTCGGTATATCTGGGGCTAAGAAAGAGAACTCCGAAGGAGTTTATTGTCGAACGGTTCAAGCGGCTGATTTTACCGATTATTTTTCTGGTTTTGACCATTGGCCCTCTTTCCGGGTATGTCCTTGCCACCACCAGGTACGGGTTTACCGGTTCTTTCTTTGCGTTTTATCCCCAATTCTTTCTGAAATTGCACCAGTATCTCTTTTGGGCACAACTCTGGTATTGCGGCTACCTTTTTGTATTCTCTCTTATCGGCCTCCCGCTCTGTGTCTTTCTGAAGGAAAGGATAGGCATAGTTGAAAAGATCAACGGATTTCTTGCAAAAAAATATAATATTCTGCTTCCGGGAGTCGTGATTGTCATATTCGAGATGAGCCTGCGACCCTTTTTCCCCGGTTATCAATCGCTTATTGGTGATTGGGCCAACGAGGCAGTGTATGTTTCTCTTTTTATCTTTGGCTACATCATGGGACAGTCGAAGGATATTTTTCACGTTATGGCCCGGCATAGCAAACTGTACGGAACCATAGGAGCGATATCAAGCCTTGTATATCTCTACGTAAAGCGATTTTGTTCTTTTATTCCCGAGGGCTACGGCAAAGAGGTGCTTGTTGCTATGCTCTGGGGGATAGCCGCTTATGCATTAATTCTTTTTATTCTGGGATTCGCAAAAACCCATTTCTACAAGAATAGCCCCCTTTTAGCATACCTTTCCAACAGTTCTTTCGCCTTGTATGTGTTTCACTATGCTATTATTACGTTTATCAACTTCTTTCTGTTAAAGAGCAACATGAATCACTACCTTGTGTGGGGCCTGACAACCATCAGTACCTATCTTGTGTTTACGCTTCTTTTTGAGTGTGTTCTTAAACGAAGTAGCTTTTTTTGTTATATTTGTTCCATACGGAAATAG
- a CDS encoding Crp/Fnr family transcriptional regulator has translation MTADIKAFLLEKLGKYADIPDEEMDMIIAKLRSKYIAKHDFFLQAGDSTSSLAFIYSGFFRVYCIDSSGNEKTLSFRRNGQFLSGYSPFLEKKEIWYSIQALEDAEIGYINFADYKKLEGGHPCWNELIKNYVTKLFIEKEQRERSLLLDDATTRYLRFLQDYPGYEERIPQYHIASYLGITAVSLSRIRAAIKKSGPPALE, from the coding sequence ATGACTGCAGATATAAAGGCCTTTCTTCTTGAAAAATTGGGGAAATATGCAGATATCCCTGATGAAGAGATGGATATGATTATAGCGAAGCTGCGGTCGAAGTATATTGCTAAACATGATTTTTTCCTGCAGGCGGGGGACAGTACAAGTAGCCTTGCATTCATCTACTCAGGTTTTTTCAGAGTCTACTGTATCGATAGTTCGGGAAATGAAAAAACCTTATCGTTTCGAAGAAACGGGCAGTTCCTTTCCGGATATTCCCCATTTCTTGAAAAGAAAGAAATTTGGTATTCCATTCAGGCCTTGGAAGATGCCGAGATCGGTTATATCAATTTTGCTGATTATAAGAAGTTGGAAGGCGGGCATCCCTGCTGGAATGAATTGATAAAGAATTATGTTACGAAATTGTTTATAGAAAAAGAGCAGAGGGAACGATCTTTGCTGCTCGATGATGCGACAACACGGTACCTCCGTTTTCTGCAAGATTATCCCGGTTATGAAGAAAGGATTCCCCAATACCATATCGCCTCATATTTGGGGATAACTGCGGTTTCACTGAGCAGGATACGGGCGGCAATAAAGAAATCTGGGCCCCCCGCACTTGAGTGA
- a CDS encoding ATP-binding protein — protein MKFYARERELEILETQYKQVRNTSIMTVITGRRRIGKTSLSKLYSKGKKTLYLFVSKKDEVLLCEEFTQAIKEKFDIPIYGNVRRFKDVFKIIMDIGQNEKIIVILDEFQEFFQINRSVYSDVQNVWDQYKNTSNIHLICIGSVYSLMTKIFKDSKEPLFGRADRVMYLKPFPPHVIKEILEDENRYSNENLFINYLLTGGVPRYQEILLANKKFSEEEILRFYFKVDSPFIEEGRTILIEEFGKEYGTYFSILELLSEGRTSRSEIGSILEKDIGGYLEKLVTDYNIVGKIKPIGAKPTGRIQKYCISDNFLKFWFRYVYKYRTAIENNNYEYIRNKLKETLKSYSGPILEKLYQEIYRNSGKYMEIGNYWEKGNQNEIDIVCIDELNKRIKIAEVKLNKDKINITELKEKSQNLIKNYKEYEKEYIGLGLQDIDHVVKNEGL, from the coding sequence ATGAAATTCTATGCACGAGAACGCGAATTAGAAATACTCGAAACACAATATAAACAAGTTCGAAATACATCGATAATGACAGTGATAACGGGGAGAAGAAGAATAGGGAAAACATCGCTGTCAAAACTTTATTCAAAAGGAAAAAAAACTCTATATTTGTTTGTTTCAAAAAAAGATGAGGTACTTCTGTGTGAGGAGTTTACTCAGGCAATAAAAGAAAAGTTCGATATCCCTATATACGGAAACGTTCGTAGGTTTAAAGATGTATTCAAGATAATAATGGATATCGGTCAGAACGAGAAAATTATTGTAATATTAGATGAATTTCAGGAGTTTTTCCAAATAAACCGATCAGTATATTCAGACGTACAGAACGTATGGGATCAATATAAGAATACATCAAATATACACCTCATCTGTATAGGATCAGTTTATTCATTAATGACTAAAATATTTAAGGACAGTAAAGAACCTCTATTTGGAAGGGCAGATAGAGTAATGTATCTAAAACCATTCCCTCCACATGTAATAAAAGAAATATTGGAAGATGAGAATAGATATAGTAATGAGAATTTATTCATAAACTACCTACTTACAGGCGGGGTTCCTCGCTATCAGGAAATATTATTAGCAAATAAGAAATTTAGTGAAGAAGAAATATTGAGATTTTATTTTAAAGTAGATTCACCATTCATAGAGGAAGGGCGAACGATTCTAATAGAAGAATTTGGGAAAGAATATGGAACCTATTTTTCTATTTTAGAGCTTCTATCAGAAGGACGAACTTCACGAAGTGAAATTGGATCAATATTAGAAAAGGACATTGGAGGGTATTTAGAGAAATTAGTAACTGATTATAATATCGTTGGAAAGATAAAGCCTATAGGAGCAAAACCAACGGGAAGAATCCAGAAGTATTGTATAAGTGATAATTTTTTGAAATTCTGGTTTCGATATGTATATAAATATAGAACGGCCATTGAGAATAATAATTATGAATATATAAGAAATAAATTGAAAGAAACTCTGAAAAGTTATAGTGGCCCTATACTTGAAAAACTTTATCAGGAAATCTATCGAAACTCTGGGAAATATATGGAGATAGGAAATTACTGGGAAAAAGGGAATCAGAATGAAATCGATATAGTCTGTATTGATGAATTGAATAAAAGAATAAAGATAGCAGAAGTAAAGCTGAATAAAGATAAGATTAACATAACCGAGTTAAAGGAAAAGTCACAGAATTTGATTAAGAACTATAAAGAATATGAAAAAGAATATATTGGACTGGGCTTGCAGGATATAGATCATGTAGTGAAAAATGAAGGTTTATAA
- a CDS encoding metal ABC transporter solute-binding protein, Zn/Mn family, translated as MRKFLLICFVVLMPFSLAAQNVVASTSWTAAFAMAAGADSVTFLAPAEMTHPAEYELMPSDIPKVAKADYFVYAGYEVMMDEINKTLSGDSSKGIQIVTQYDWETMEQSVMTIARRMGTIEKAKENLEALQALYEQAAQKAKESGLAGQKALVHRYQVPFAQTLGLEVVGSFGPQPLTLGQINQFKDSDATIILDNIHNPIAKPLQEILPKATCFTLINFPGTKGTKTINDVISYNLTVVTKK; from the coding sequence ATGCGTAAGTTTTTATTGATCTGTTTTGTCGTCCTGATGCCCTTCTCACTTGCGGCACAAAATGTCGTTGCCTCCACCAGCTGGACCGCCGCCTTTGCCATGGCAGCCGGCGCCGACTCAGTCACCTTCCTCGCTCCAGCGGAGATGACCCACCCTGCAGAATACGAGCTCATGCCTTCCGATATTCCGAAAGTGGCCAAGGCCGACTATTTTGTGTATGCAGGATATGAGGTAATGATGGACGAAATCAACAAAACCCTTTCGGGCGACAGCTCAAAGGGAATCCAAATCGTCACCCAGTACGATTGGGAGACCATGGAACAGTCGGTCATGACCATTGCCAGACGCATGGGAACCATAGAGAAAGCAAAGGAAAACCTTGAAGCATTACAAGCCTTGTACGAACAGGCGGCACAAAAAGCAAAGGAAAGCGGTCTTGCCGGGCAGAAGGCCCTTGTCCATCGCTACCAGGTGCCCTTTGCCCAAACCCTTGGGCTTGAGGTCGTCGGCAGCTTCGGCCCCCAACCCCTGACCCTCGGCCAGATCAATCAGTTCAAGGATTCCGATGCCACCATTATTCTGGACAACATTCATAACCCCATTGCAAAGCCGCTGCAGGAGATCCTTCCCAAAGCGACATGCTTCACCCTCATCAATTTTCCTGGAACCAAGGGAACAAAAACCATCAACGATGTGATTTCATACAATCTTACGGTGGTGACAAAAAAGTAG
- a CDS encoding metal ABC transporter permease, whose protein sequence is MLELLQLPPVWKGLLLLVAGGFLFPVTGVYIVRMNLLSIRFMMMHSLMLGGAIALAADLSPVGVTTAVNVLLVFLLVWLSRSGGMEMGRVNLFLMILSIGLASILMYAFHVPAKDTMNLLWGSPFTVGWDDFISVGLLGLVVIVYQARYVRQIRAVFFDPDIAFTSGVNESAHTYFIVGLTALAVAAAMKLMGAFLMDALILLPAIIASSQASSMKSVFLRASFLGAGLSLTGFFVALLLNWPVSGTIAVLASIVMGINLIKRRCYA, encoded by the coding sequence ATGTTAGAACTCCTGCAACTTCCCCCTGTCTGGAAGGGGCTTTTGCTATTGGTGGCTGGCGGCTTCCTCTTTCCCGTCACAGGCGTCTACATCGTCCGCATGAACCTGCTCTCGATCCGTTTCATGATGATGCATTCACTTATGCTCGGAGGCGCCATCGCCCTGGCCGCAGACCTTTCACCCGTCGGCGTAACAACGGCGGTAAACGTCCTGCTGGTATTTCTGCTCGTATGGCTCTCCCGAAGCGGCGGCATGGAGATGGGCAGGGTCAACCTCTTTCTCATGATCCTGAGTATCGGCCTTGCCAGTATCCTTATGTACGCCTTCCATGTCCCGGCGAAGGATACCATGAACCTGCTCTGGGGTAGCCCCTTTACCGTCGGCTGGGATGATTTTATCTCGGTCGGGCTTTTGGGCCTGGTCGTGATCGTTTATCAGGCCCGCTATGTCCGCCAGATCCGGGCGGTCTTCTTCGACCCGGACATCGCCTTTACCTCCGGGGTCAATGAAAGTGCGCACACCTATTTCATTGTCGGGCTGACGGCCCTTGCGGTTGCGGCCGCCATGAAGCTTATGGGCGCCTTTCTCATGGACGCACTTATTCTGCTTCCGGCCATCATTGCATCCTCCCAGGCCTCCAGCATGAAATCGGTCTTTCTCCGGGCCTCCTTTCTGGGAGCTGGCCTCAGCCTTACCGGTTTCTTCGTCGCATTGCTTCTGAACTGGCCGGTGAGTGGAACCATTGCCGTTTTAGCCTCCATCGTTATGGGGATTAATCTAATAAAAAGGAGATGTTATGCGTAA